The following are encoded together in the Phaseolus vulgaris cultivar G19833 chromosome 9, P. vulgaris v2.0, whole genome shotgun sequence genome:
- the LOC137822134 gene encoding uncharacterized protein yields MVGPNLPFGGLACGLVLGPLPSPTIANNTCTASNTSTASNTSTASSTSTVSSTSTACNTTNASNISTASNSSITSNSSITSNTSTASNMSTGSNTSIASNTSTASNTSTASNTSTVSTARNTSTSNTASNTSTTSNTSTASNTSTASSTIRLVQLVILELVVLVLLAVLVLLAVLAVLVLLAVPVLLAVLVLLAILEVVLRLVLTTSNTSTASNTSTGSYTSTACNISTASNISSTSTTSNTSTASIASNTSTACSASTACSANSASSASSASTASSSSTASTVRTASTAINTSTASDPAG; encoded by the exons atggttggcccaaatctaccctttggtgggcttgcatgtgggcttgtgcttgggcctcttccatcacctaCTATTGCTAATAATACttgtactgctagtaatactagtactgctagtaatactagtactgctagtagtactagtactgttagtagTACTAGTACTGCTTGTAATACTACTAAtgctagtaatattagtactgctagtaatagtagtattactagtaatagtagtattactagtaatactagtactgctagtaatatgAGTACTggtagtaatactagtattgctagtaatactagtactgcaagtaatactagtactgctagtaatactagtactgttagtacTGCTAGAAATACTAGTACTTCtaatactgctagtaatactagtacaactagtaatactagtactgctagtaatactagtactgctagtagtacta TAAGACTAGTACAGCTAGTAATACTAGaactagtagtactagtattactagcagtactagtattactagcagtactagcagtactagtattactagcagtaccagtattactagcagtTCTAGTCTTACTAGCAATACTAGAAGTAGTACTAagactagtact tactactagtaatactagtactgctagtaatactagtactggtAGTTATACCAGTACTGCATGTAAtattagtactgctagtaatattagtagtactagtactactagtaatactagtactgctagtattgctagtaatactagtactgcttgtAGTGCTAGTACTGCTTGTAGTGCTAATAGTGCTAGTAGTGCTAGTAgtgctagtactgctagtagttctagtactgctagtactgTTAGGACTGCTAGTACTGCtattaatactagtactgctagtgatcctgccggttga